The Polaribacter sp. MED152 region AAGGCTCTATTATTCTTAGATTCTATGGTATGAATGGTTAAACCTGGCAGGAAAAAATCGTAGATAAAGTAACCTTCTTTTGCTACTTCTTCATGCAATTTTACCCCATATTCTGCATGAATTTCAGGCAATAACATTAAGTTATAATCATCTGCAATAGTTTTAATTTTACGTAAATAATTCCAAGTTCCTGGCTTATTAAAAAAGTTAGTTTCACCTACTTGTTTGTGTAAATACGCAAAAGCATCTAATCTTAAAATTTTTCCTCCAAAGTTGCTTACCTTTTTCAGAGTTTCTTGATAAAACTCCCAAACTAAATCAGATTTTGCATTTACATCCATCTGACCTAAAAAGGTCGAATTCATATAAACATGATGTAAAAGTTCTTGTTTAAAGTTATCGAAAGAACCAAAGTTTATGGTCTCTAGATTCTCTCCATCCTCAATTGCTTGATTAATATCATTCAACAATTGATCTACTTTAACATTACTTTCTTGAACTATGTTTTCGAGATCTTTTAGTTTGATAGGATTTGGAGTAATTTTTTGATAAAAGGTATTCCAATAAGGTTTTAGAGATCCATCAGGAAATGGAACTTGCAAAACTGGTAAGCCAGATTTTCGCATAAAAAGCTTATCTAAATATTCCTTATCTGGAATCATGATTCCATTTTCATCTAAAGACCCTTTACCTTCCCAAAAGGTATTCCAATTGATAAAAAAATCTTTGTATTTAGAAGCTTCACCTTTTTCAATTAAATCTTTAAATTGAGGTGATGCAACTGATAAATGATTTAGAACTATGTCGAATTTTAATTCGATATTTAATTGCTTTAAGTCAACTAAATCTTCTTGAGAAACCAATTCATCATTTAAATTATAATCGATGATAGAGAACCCTCTATCTAAATCGCTATTAAAAAAAGTAGGCAGCACATAGAATAAAGAAAAAACATCTTTAAACTCTGGTCTTTGAAAAAGTTTTACGATATCACTAAGTTTAGTACCTATACTATCTGGATATGCATTAAACATTACTCCATTAGAAATTGCTTGATCTTTCATACAATAATTATTCTTTCAAATTAATTTCTTCTGGCAATCTGCCAACATTCTGAAGTTTTAAAGCTGCCAAATTTAGTGCGATTTTCAGGCATTTTTCGATATCCATTTTTTGAATATATGCATACAAAAATCCAGACCAGAAAGCATCTCCTGCACCTGTTGCATCTAATACTTTATCAATCTTTACAGCTGGCATTTCTATAATTTCCTTATCTCTTTGAGAAAGTTTTACGCCTTTACTACCTAAGGTTAAACAAATTAAATCTACACCAGCATTATGAAAATAGGTGAAGATTTCATCATGTGGCAGTATTTCTCCAAAGAATCTGCGCATATCATCTTCACTAATTTTTAGTAAGGGTTTATACTTGCAATAAGCTTGTATTATGTTTACAGCCTCCTCTTTATTATCCCATAATTTATTGGCAAAGTTTAAATCGATACTTAATTTACATCCTAATCTATAAGCTTCTTCTGCTTTAGCAATGATTGTAGTTTGCGCTGGTTTTTTACTTAATGCAAAACAAGTTGTGTGAAAAACTTTAGCCGATTTTAATGCCTCTGTGCTAATTTGCGATTCTGTTATAACACAATCTGCTTCTCTAAACGGTATAAAATCTGGAGTTCCAGAAGTTCTAGACACAAAAATAACAGATGTAGGCTTGTCTTTTATAACTTGAACATAATCTGTTTTAACATTAGCCGCATTTAATTTATCTAAAACGTAATCTCCAAAACCATCTTTACCAACTGTAGAAATGAGGAAGGTATTTAAACCTAACCTAGCAGTGTTCATAGCAACGTTTGTGGGTGAACCTCCAAGATACCTATGGTAATCTTTGGTTTCGTTAATCTTCTTTTCAGATTGATGCCCAATAAAATCGATTAGCACCTCTCCTACACATAAAATATCAATAGACTTAGACAAAATAATACGTATTTAGTTTCGTCTAAAACTACAATACATTATTATTTATGAGATAATGTTCTGAAAATAATTAACGTTTAACCTTACGAAATGGTTTTCGTAAATGTAAAAATCAAGTATTTTTTGAAATAAAATATTAAATGGTATTTTTTTCTATCTTGTAATTCTAATCAACTAAATTATATTGAATGTTATCAATAATTACTTTTATTGGCTTTACAGCCCTGGTTGCTTTTATAGCCTGGTATGCTACAAGAAAAACAGATGAAACCACTGCAGATGGTTACTATTTAGCAGGCAGAAGTTTAGGTGCAATTACAATAGCAGGCTCATTATTACTAACCAATTTATCTGCAGAACAAATAGTTGGTTTAAATGGTGCTGCTTTTAAAGAAGGATTAATGGTTATGGCTTGGGAAACTTTGGCAGCTATTGCAATAATTTTTGCAGCCATTTTTCTACTACCAAAATACATGAAGTCTGGTATTACCACTATTCCAGAGTTTATTGAAACAAGATTTGACAAGCAAACTAAGGGCCTTTTATCTCTTTTATTTTTAATTGCCTATGCTATAGTATTGTTACCTACTATTTTATATTCAGGGTCTATTGCTTTTAGTACTATGTTTGATTTACCTGCAGTTTTTGGTATTTCTGAGTGGAGTGTAATTTGGGTTTGTGTATGGAGTATAGGAATAATCGGAATTTTTTACGCCATTTATGGAGGTTTGAAAGCAGTTGCTGTTTCAGATTTGATAAATGCAATAGGACTTTTAGTTGGTGGACTCTTAATACCCGTTTTTGGATTATTATTAGTTGGTGATGGCAGTATTGCTGATGGATTAGAAATGTTATGGAATAGCAATCCTGAGAAATTTAATATGGAAGGTGCTGTAGATTCTTCTATACCTTTTGGCACGCTATTTACAGGTATGATGTTGGCTCAAATTTATTATTGGGGAACAAACCAATCTATTTTACAGCGTGTTTTTGCTGCCAAAAGTTTAAAAGAAGGCCAAAAAGGAATGATGTTGGCTGCTTTAATAAAATTTGTAATTCCGATTATAGTAGTAGTTCCAGGTATTATTGCTTTCCATATTTTTGGAAATGAGTTGGGTAATCCAGATCAGGCTTATCCTGCATTAGTTAAAAAAGTATTACCCACTACTTTTGTTGGCTTTTTTGCAGCAGTATTATTTGGTGCAGTATTAAGTTCTTTTAATAGTTTATTAAATAGTAGTGCAACTTTATTCGGTTTTGACTTGTATAAAATGTACTTTAAAAAAGATGCAACAGAGCAAGAAACTGTAAAAGCAGGTAAACGATTTGGACTTTTAGTAGCTGTAATTTCTATGACAATTGCACCCTTTATAGTGCATGCTCCAGATGGTTTATTTAGTTACATACAACAATCTTTAGGTAGTTTAAGTGTGCCAATTCTAGCTGTTGTAGTAGTTGGTGTTTTTTCTAAGAAAGTACCTGCTATTGGAGCTAAAATTGTTTTAACTATTGGTGTTGGTTTGTATTTAGTGAGCCTTTTAATCTTAGAACCATTATATAGAAATGCTGCTGTAGAAGAAGCTATGGCTCAAAATATTACAGATGCTGCCCAACTAAGCATTATTAAAGCAGAGGCTTACCCTCATTATTTGCATGTAATGGGCATTTTATTTGTTTTTAATGTGTTGGTAATGTTTGTATCTAGCAAAATTAAACCTAAAAAAGACGCTTATATACCTAAAGTTACAGATTCTTTAGACGTAACTCCTTGGAGATATACCATTATTTTTGGAGTTATAATTGCAATTCTTGTTTTAGGAACTTACATCATTTTCTAAACTAAAAGTCATGAAAAAAACTTGGTGGAAAGAAGGTATTGTTTATCAAATTTATCCTAGATCTTATAAAGACAATACAGGTAATGGTGTTGGAGATATTCTAGGAATAATAGAAAAGTTAGACTACATAAAATCTTTAGGTGTAGATATTATTTGGCTATGCCCTGTTTATGAATCTCCTAACGATGATAATGGTTATGACATTTCTGATTATAGAAATATTTCTGATGAGTTTGGAGGTAATGACGCCTTTGATAGTTTGCTAAAAGAAATGCATAAAAGAGATTTAAAACTAGTAATGGATCTAGTTTTAAACCATAGTTCTGATGAACATAAATGGTTTAAAGAATCTAGAAAATCTAAAGACAATCCTTATCGTGATTATTATTTTTGGCAAGAGGCTAAAAACGGCAAGGAACCAAATAATTGGAAATCCTTTTTCAGTGGCTCTGTTTGGCAAAAGGATGATATTACAGATGAATATTTTCTGCATCTATTCACTAAAAAACAACCCGATTTAAATTGGGAAAACCCCAAAGTTAGAAAAGAAATTCACAATATTGTTGAATTTTGGTGTAAGAAAGGAGTCGATGGTTTTAGAATGGATGTAATTTCTTTAATTTCTAAACAAACCGATTTTCCTGATAGTCATGTTCCAGATAATTATGGAGAAACAATTAAAACTTATTATGCAAATGGACCAAAAATTCATCAATATTTAAATGAACTAAACCAAAAAGTTTTGTCTAAATATGATATTATGACTGTTGGCGAAGGCCCAGGAATTGATTTAGAAACAGGGCTAGATTATGTTCATGAGGATAGAAATGAACTGAACATGATTTTTCACTTTGGTCATATGTTTATAGACAATGGTGTTGGTGGCAAATACGATCCTATTGAGGTTTCATTACCAACATTTAAAAAAGTCTTTAATGACTGGGATGCTAAAATTTATCCTAAAGGTTGGGGTAGTATATTCTTAGGCAATCATGATTTTTCTAGAATGGTTTCACGTTTTGGTAACACAGAAGAATATCATAATAAATCAGCTAAATTATTGGCGCTATTATTATTTACCATGAGAGGAACAGTATATGTTTATCAAGGTGATGAAATTGGCATGACAAACGTAGCTTATCCTGATATTAGTTATTACAATGATGTAGAAACCTTAAATAGCTACAAAGAGGCATTGGCTAAAGGTAGAGACATGGATGCTTTTCTTAAATTAGTACATAGGCAAAGTAGAGATAATGCAAGAACTCCTATGCAATGGAATTCCTCTAAAAACTCAGGATTTTCTGATGCTGAGCCTTGGTTAGAAGTCAATTCTAATTACAAACAAATCAATGTAGAAAATCAAGAGAAAGACAAAGATTCTATTTTACATTTTTATAGAAAAATGAGCGCATTTCGTAAAGCAAACAAAGTAATGGTTTATGGTGATTATGAGTGTTTGAATGAAGATGATACCAACCTCTATTTTTACAAAAGATATAATGATGAAGAAACTTACATTATACTATTAAACTTTAGTAATAAAAAACAACCTTTAGATTTCGCAAAATATGATTTAGCGAATACTGATCTTGCTTTATCTAATTATTCAGAAAATTTTGATGCCTTTTTACAACCTTGGGAGGCTCAAATTAGAAAATATAAATCTTAAGTATTTAATCTTTTTTTGAACTCATCATCAGCTTTACTGTAATTAGAGCAACTACAATTGTAAGAACTAAAAGCGTTAGAAAACTTATTTTTAAATTAAAGGTATTAGAAATATATCCTAAAACTACTGGCCCTAAAAGAAAACCACCAAAACCAATTCCTGAAACCACAGAAATACCTACAGATGCTTTTACACCATCAATTTTACCAGCAACTCTAAATACTTCAGGAATAATTACAGATAATCCTAACCCAATTACACCAAAACCAATTGCTGTTATCATAAAGTTAGTTGTTAATACACAGCTATAACCTGCAATAGCAAAAAGACTCCCTAAGAATATAATTTTTACAGATCCTATTTTTGCACTTATTCCATCACCGAAAAAACGACCAATAGTCATCATAATAGAAAATAGCAAAAAGCCAATTCCAGATAAACTCGTATTTTGAATATTTACAATTTCTAATAAATAAATACTGCTCCAATGTTCAATTGCACCTTCACTACTCATAATAACCAAAGCAATAATTGCAATAGGTATTACTGGCTTTAATACTTTAAAAGAGAAGCTATTATTTTCTTTAGTTTGATCTGCTTCATTGATAAATACATAATTTCTAAACAGAAATAGGTTCACGAGAATTATTGATGCTGCAATTAAAATCATATGATAGAAAGGCACATTAATTATACCAATTAAAATACTACCAATTGATGCCCCAATTACGCCACCCAAACTAAAAAAACCATGTGCTGAAGACATAATGTTTATATTGTCTCTCTTTTCAATTTCAGATACTAAGGCATTCATTGCTATATCTGTAATTCCAGAAAATATACCCACAATAAAAAGTGAAATACATAGGGCAACATAACTCGTTACAAAAACAGGTAAAGTAAAAGCTAAAGCAAAAATGACTATTCCTAAAAAAGTTAGTTTACCTAAGCCTATCTTCTTTATTAATAGGGGTACTAAAGGTAAAAAGGATATGATACCCAGAGCAACACAAAATAATGCAAAACCAATTTGAGCATCATTTAAATTTAGATTTGCTTTTACATTGGGTATGTAAAGCACCCAAGTACCAATCATTATATTTAAAGAACAAAAAACCCAAACTACTGAGAAATATCTTTTGTTCGTAAGAATGAGTTTTAAAGAATTCATCTAATTATTTATTTATAGAAATTGTTTTTTCATCTACTCCAACTCCTTTTAAAATTAAAGAGTTCCATTCTTTTGGCAACTTTACTTTTAACTCTTCTACACCTTTTTCTGTAATGTCTAAACCTCCTAAACCAAATAAAACAGATTGCAGCATACCACCTGCTCCTGTAGCAAAATACGGATTTGTACCACCAGCAGTTTCAGCTAAGACTCCAAAAGGAGCCAACTCATTTGGCTGATAACTTTTCTCAAATAAATTATATGATTTTTTCACATCACCTAACCTAGCATACAATACAGACAAAATTGCATTACCCATTGCTGGTCCTGTTTTAGACAATTTAGGTTCGTAATATTCTAAGTCTTTTAAAATATTTTCTTTATCTGTTACTACTTTTAAAGGATATGCCAATAAATTAACATCTGCCTGCTTAATAATTACTCCATCATAGGTTGCGTTTTCTTTTGTTGTGCCATCAGGAAATTTTAAAATAGGAATATTTTTAGCTACATGTCTCCAATCAGGATTTGGAGTTTTACCCAAGGCTTCAGAAGCTTTAGATGCATATTCTAAAACCGTTTTTACCATACCATTTGTAAAGGCATTGTTGTCTATATTTTCTTCCCACTCATTAGCGCCAATTACATTTTTAATTTCGTAATTGTTTACGCCATTTCTTTCTACTCTACTCGACCAAAAATCGGCAACTTCTTTTAAAACTGGGTATCCTCTTGAAGCCAACCATTCTTTGTCTTTTGTAACTTGATAGTATTTATAGAAAGCCCAACCTACTGTAGCTGTAATATGTTGTTGAAATGGGCCAGTTAATGCCCAAACAGGAGTATCTTCTGAACCATCTTCTGCAGATTCCCAAGGAAACATTGCCCCATCATAACCATGCGCAAATGCATTATCTTTTGCTGCTTGTAGTCTTTCAAACCTGTATTCCAAAAGTGATTTTGCAATTTCTGGTTGTAACACCAATAATGGTGGATACATCCATAATTCTGTATCCCAAAAAACATGACCATTATAACCTAAACCAGATAAGCCCATAGGTGATAATGAATAAGCTGTACCTTTTCTGGCAAAGCTATACAAATGATATAATGCAGACCTAACTGCTTTTTGTGATCTTAAATCGCCATCAATTTCAATATCACTTTTCCATAAGTTTTTCCATGCATTTTCATGAGCATTTTCAAGACGATCTATACCCTCTAATCTTGCAAAAATAGTTAACCTCTCTACTTCATTATGAGGATCGTTATTGTGCACAGAAGACATACTACTACCCACTAAAGCAAATCTATAGGTTTCACCTGCCTTTAATTTTTTCTTAAACTTCATTAAGTGCATGTTGTAATCCCAATCTTCGTGAATAATTTTTGGTTCATTTCCATGATCCTCAGGAAAAATGAAAGAAGTTGATGTGGCTACTTTTTTTCTTCCAGGACTAAAAGCTACAGAAGACATTAAAGGAATTAAAACATGAGGTCTATCTATTTCTGCATATAAATTGCGAACATCTTGTAAATGATCTGGAGCAGAAATAAAGTTAATTGGCACAATTTCTACATCTTTTTTTGCAGTAATCTCTACAATACCCATAGAATTGAATGGTAAATTTCTTAGTGACATCATTTCTTGCTTAACACTAATTTTATCACCTACATTAAAAGTAGTAATTAACTTAGCTGTTTGCATGTTTAAAGTTTGCCTGTAATCTGATATTGTATTTTTAGAAATACGGTTTCCATCTACCTCTAAATGCATATTCATATGACTAAAGGTTTTTAAAATATTACTTACCCTACCTCTTTGATAATAGTCGTAAACGCCATTAAGAATAACTTCATTTACTTTTAAAGGTTCTGGAGATGAAACCATACCTACCATTCCATTTGCAACCGTTATTCCATAGTAATTATTGGCATCAATATTTTTACCTACAATATGCCAAGGAGATTGCTCTAAATCTTGTGCTTGCAAAATTGAACAGTACAAAATACTTAAGATGTAAAATTTTATTTTCATGATTATTTAATTTTAATTCTTGGGATTTCGTTCTTTTAAAGCAAGCGTTCTATAAGTACTTCCCCAATTATTGTTATTTACGTTATTTGGATGACCATCTTTGGTTAATAATGCATCTTGATCATCTTCATCGTACTTCCATAACCAAGCCGTTAAAGAAACTCCAGACTCACTTAAAAGATTTAACATGATACTTGGATTCATAAGCACACCTGAATTTACAGGAGCTATTTCACCAAAAAATATAGGTAACTGCTTATTTTCTAGAGCCAAAAGTCGTTGAGAAATATCGTCTTCAGATTCTAACAACCATTTTTCATAGGCATGAATATCAAACAAAACATTTGTTTTGCCACTTAAAAACGAATTACCAACATTGAGTAAAACGCTTTCATCTTGACCTTGCTCTGCACACGGAATTAATACAATATTCGAAGATTTACTACGAACAAGATTATACAATTCAGTCATGTCGTTCATCCAAATTTCATCTGTATAACCATCTGCTCTGTCAAAACGATAGGGTTCATTCCAAACTTCAATCCAAACATCATCGTCATTCTGAAAAGTAGCAGCCCATAATTCTAATTTTGCTTTAAACTCGTTATAAAAAAAAGTTTCAGTAGGCCTTTTGCCTGTAAATAAATGATCAGGTGTTCCATCCCAACCAAAAGGACATAAAATAGTAATTAAATTATTAGCTCTATTTTCTGCGACAATAGCTTCTAAAGAATGTAGCCATTGATTGTTTGCGTCTAGAATTGGTGCACCATTAATAGGGTTTTCTTTAACATTACCTATAAATTCTCTTGTAATGTCTAAATTCCAAGTTTGTAAATCTTTGCTACCCACACCAAAACTTTGCAAAGTGTTTGCCCCTATTAATTGCAAGTTCTTTCCATTTAGCAAGATTTTATCGTCAGAGATATTATACCCCTCAGATATACCATTATCAGTTGGTTCATCTTTACTACATGCAAAAATGACAAATACAATCAAACTTATCATAATGATATATTTTGTAATGCTATGTAGTTTAGAAAAATTCATTTTACACAATTAACTAAGATTTTTAAAATAGTTTATCTGGTGCTACTAATTTATTTAAAGATGAAATATTAGCTTCTGAAAGCAGTGATAAACCAAATTGAAAAGAAGCGTTCATCCAACCAAAACCTTCTTGGGTAATGTACTCAAAATCGGTACCTACATTTCCATATTCTGCAAACACTTTGTGAGTTGCAGCTACAACATCGTACTTTTCAGGTATTGTACCATTATAATTTACTGCATTGATGGTTATCATATACAACCATCTATACACTAATTCTTGTAATTCGTTTTGAAAATCATGGGCTTTTAGGCCTTTCCAAATCATCATTTGGTGAGGAGCCCAACCATTAGGATAATCCCATTGACGTTGAATTGCATTTTTAGGTAAGTTAGCATTCATGGCTCTTGAAGTACCTGCAATACCACCTGATTCTCTTAGTTGACTCATTAGAGAATGAACCATTTTTGGAGCATCGTTTTCGTGAATACCTGTCCAAAGAGGAACAAAATTAGAAGCACTTACAAAATGAGTTTGTAGTTTATTTTTAAAGTTATAATCAAAAAACTGCCCTTTTTCTTCATTCCACATCAAGGCATACATTGTTTCTAGCCTTTTCTCAGCCTTATTTTTCCATTCAGTAGAAGTGTATTTATCGAATTTATTATTAAAATAAGTAGCTATAATATGTGCAAAATCAGATTCGTATTTATACAGTAAACTATTGAGTGTTACCGTATTTAAATCTGCACAAACATTATCTAATCTCCATGATGTATCATGACCAGATTCACGTAAACTTCTATCATGTGTAAAATAGCTATCTAATTCTGATTCTTTAATTTTACCTAATTGATATTGCTCTATAAATTCTTCAATACTCAATCTATGTTTTTCAGCAAAACCAGCTAAGACATCATCAAAATGACCTTTTTCAGTTTCTGGAGGAATCCCTAAACCTTCTGCAAAATATCTATTTAAACCATTATTTGTTAATCGTTTACCTTGAATCATCCAAACAGTTTCGTATTCTTTAATTGCAGTTCTAAGATGACTCTCTAACCAATTAGTATTTTGTGTAACCTCAAACACCTCTAAAATTAAACTTGTGTAAAATGGGGGTTGAGTTCTAGTTAAATAATAACTTCTATTTGCATTTAAAATTTTACCATAATTCTCAATCTGATATTGAAAATTATCTGCCATTGCTTTTGCTAAATCAACTTTACCATCGCAAAGTAAACCAACAGCCTCAAAATAACTGTCCCAACCATACATTTCATTAAATCTACCTCCAGGAACTACAAATGGCACTGCTTTAATTTCGTTTTGATTTTCCTCTAATTTCAAGCTTAGTATGCCAGGTTTATTATTAATTGATTTTACAAATTCTGGAGTAATATTAACGGGTAACTTGGTTGTTTTAATTGGTAATTTATTTTCTAAACTTGTGTAGTATGTGTAAGCCAAATCATCTAAAAAAGGTACATATACTGGTAAAATACTTGCAGTAAGTTCATCATTTTTAGTATCAGTAATTAAGGCTTCAATACCTAATTCATCCATACTTCTTGTTAGGCCTTTCCAATAGAAATCTTTTATCATTCTAGAAATCCTATTCGCAGGTAATTCATTAATATTTTCATATTTTATTTCAGCAAAGGTTTTACCTAATTGCTTCTGAATTACTAATTCTTGTAATAAGTTTGATAAATGATAAGTACCCTCAATAACCATTGATTGGCCATCTTCTGAAATTAAGTTAAACGCCTTTGGACCTTGATCTTCAATGGTAATTTTTTTATCACCATCTGTATCTTCCTGATTCAACAGATTGTTAATATTATCTTGTATATGAACTTTAAAAGTCATTAGGCAACCACCGTTTTTTTCTTAGACATTCTATCTATCAATAAAACAAAAATGATTAGCAAAATCATTGGAATTAATAAAAAGTAAAATGCATTTGCACCACCAACAGTTTCAAATAATTCACCAACTACTCTAGAGCCAATTGTACCTCCTAAAGCAGAAAAAATGATGATTAGTCCAGACATTGCAGAATGTAATCTTTTGGGTAAAGAACTTAATACTGTAGAGTTTAATAGTGGATAAATTGGAGCTATAAACAAACCTATTAACGGCAAAATAAAACCTAAAAATGGAACATCACCAATGGCTGTAATTTCTACAAGATCTGTACTTTCTTTTAATTGAGGTAGTACAAAAAGTAAAATTGCCCCAGAAATTACAATGCAGATTACTACCAATATTACCCAAGAAATTCGTTTGGTTAAATAACCTGCTACAAATCGTCCTAGAGCCAAAGAGAGTGCAAAAATTATAGCCATTTGTACACTTAATTTTTCTGAGAAAAAGAAAATCTTTTCGTTAAAACGTGGAAGCCATGTCATAATTCCCTGCTCTATCATCACAAATAGAAAAGCAGAAATGATAAAGACTAAAACCAAAGGCACTATAATTAATTTAGCAGATGCTTTTATATCTTCTTGTAAACCATTTCCTGACGTTTCAACTTGATATTCCACCTTTGAAAAAAACAGGAATAAAAAAGAAATCAAAATTAAAAAACATAAAACGTAATAAACATTTAACCAGCTATTGGGATCATCTGAATAAAAGAATGGAAATAAAATATAGGCTAATGCAATACCAACCATGAAAAAGCCTTCTATAGAACTCATTAATGATGAATGTTCTTCTTTTGTTTCTGTAACCAACCCAATTAAGGAATACACAGATAATTTGATTAGTGCAAAACTAACACCAATTGATAAAAACAGGACTTTAGTATACACAAATGAGTTACCAAAAATCATTACTAAGCAACCAAAGAAAACAATTGCTAAAGCTGTTAACATTGCTTTTTTGTAACCAAACCTTGGTAAAAACGAGGCTATAAAAAAGGATACAATTGCAATTGGCAAATCTTTAAACGCCTCTAAAACCGAAGCTTGTGATTCAGAAACGCCATAAACATTTATAGATTTTGCGATAACAATACCAACACTATTTAAAAGAATAGCAAATACAAAGTAATTTAAATAAATTGAAATTTTGATTCCTAGATTTTTCATAAATTTCAGCTTTAATTATTCCTTAACTACTTCTGCATCATTATCAATTGAAGTTTTTGGAACATTTAAACGACTAGCTAAAAAAGCAGATATCACAAAAAACACACCTGCAAATAACATTGCATTAACTGCATTATCACCTAAGATATATTTATAGATTGGTCCAAAACTTAATGTTTGAATAAACATTGGAATTACAATCATCATATTTAAAATTCCCATATAAACTCCTCTTCGATCTTGAGGAACAATTTTAGAAACCATAGTATATGGAATTCCCATCATTGCAGCCCAGCCAATACCAAATAA contains the following coding sequences:
- a CDS encoding glycosidase, with amino-acid sequence MKDQAISNGVMFNAYPDSIGTKLSDIVKLFQRPEFKDVFSLFYVLPTFFNSDLDRGFSIIDYNLNDELVSQEDLVDLKQLNIELKFDIVLNHLSVASPQFKDLIEKGEASKYKDFFINWNTFWEGKGSLDENGIMIPDKEYLDKLFMRKSGLPVLQVPFPDGSLKPYWNTFYQKITPNPIKLKDLENIVQESNVKVDQLLNDINQAIEDGENLETINFGSFDNFKQELLHHVYMNSTFLGQMDVNAKSDLVWEFYQETLKKVSNFGGKILRLDAFAYLHKQVGETNFFNKPGTWNYLRKIKTIADDYNLMLLPEIHAEYGVKLHEEVAKEGYFIYDFFLPGLTIHTIESKNNRALFKWIHEIIDKNYKTVNMLGCHDGIPVLDLKGKEVEGDYNQGLLKDEEIENVMTTILNRGGRVKNLYDAEGNKISYYQVNATYFSALNEDETKLLIARAIQMFMPGIPQVWYLDLFAGKNDYEAADKAGSGGHKEINRTNLSLDQINIGLQKEVVLKQLDLIRFRNTSNVFSGTININSKSDDVIDITWSLANEKASLYINLNTLELRVNHNDKEGLITSII
- a CDS encoding carbohydrate kinase family protein, with product MSKSIDILCVGEVLIDFIGHQSEKKINETKDYHRYLGGSPTNVAMNTARLGLNTFLISTVGKDGFGDYVLDKLNAANVKTDYVQVIKDKPTSVIFVSRTSGTPDFIPFREADCVITESQISTEALKSAKVFHTTCFALSKKPAQTTIIAKAEEAYRLGCKLSIDLNFANKLWDNKEEAVNIIQAYCKYKPLLKISEDDMRRFFGEILPHDEIFTYFHNAGVDLICLTLGSKGVKLSQRDKEIIEMPAVKIDKVLDATGAGDAFWSGFLYAYIQKMDIEKCLKIALNLAALKLQNVGRLPEEINLKE
- a CDS encoding solute:sodium symporter family transporter, which encodes MLSIITFIGFTALVAFIAWYATRKTDETTADGYYLAGRSLGAITIAGSLLLTNLSAEQIVGLNGAAFKEGLMVMAWETLAAIAIIFAAIFLLPKYMKSGITTIPEFIETRFDKQTKGLLSLLFLIAYAIVLLPTILYSGSIAFSTMFDLPAVFGISEWSVIWVCVWSIGIIGIFYAIYGGLKAVAVSDLINAIGLLVGGLLIPVFGLLLVGDGSIADGLEMLWNSNPEKFNMEGAVDSSIPFGTLFTGMMLAQIYYWGTNQSILQRVFAAKSLKEGQKGMMLAALIKFVIPIIVVVPGIIAFHIFGNELGNPDQAYPALVKKVLPTTFVGFFAAVLFGAVLSSFNSLLNSSATLFGFDLYKMYFKKDATEQETVKAGKRFGLLVAVISMTIAPFIVHAPDGLFSYIQQSLGSLSVPILAVVVVGVFSKKVPAIGAKIVLTIGVGLYLVSLLILEPLYRNAAVEEAMAQNITDAAQLSIIKAEAYPHYLHVMGILFVFNVLVMFVSSKIKPKKDAYIPKVTDSLDVTPWRYTIIFGVIIAILVLGTYIIF
- a CDS encoding alpha-glucosidase — translated: MKKTWWKEGIVYQIYPRSYKDNTGNGVGDILGIIEKLDYIKSLGVDIIWLCPVYESPNDDNGYDISDYRNISDEFGGNDAFDSLLKEMHKRDLKLVMDLVLNHSSDEHKWFKESRKSKDNPYRDYYFWQEAKNGKEPNNWKSFFSGSVWQKDDITDEYFLHLFTKKQPDLNWENPKVRKEIHNIVEFWCKKGVDGFRMDVISLISKQTDFPDSHVPDNYGETIKTYYANGPKIHQYLNELNQKVLSKYDIMTVGEGPGIDLETGLDYVHEDRNELNMIFHFGHMFIDNGVGGKYDPIEVSLPTFKKVFNDWDAKIYPKGWGSIFLGNHDFSRMVSRFGNTEEYHNKSAKLLALLLFTMRGTVYVYQGDEIGMTNVAYPDISYYNDVETLNSYKEALAKGRDMDAFLKLVHRQSRDNARTPMQWNSSKNSGFSDAEPWLEVNSNYKQINVENQEKDKDSILHFYRKMSAFRKANKVMVYGDYECLNEDDTNLYFYKRYNDEETYIILLNFSNKKQPLDFAKYDLANTDLALSNYSENFDAFLQPWEAQIRKYKS
- a CDS encoding MFS transporter, translated to MNSLKLILTNKRYFSVVWVFCSLNIMIGTWVLYIPNVKANLNLNDAQIGFALFCVALGIISFLPLVPLLIKKIGLGKLTFLGIVIFALAFTLPVFVTSYVALCISLFIVGIFSGITDIAMNALVSEIEKRDNINIMSSAHGFFSLGGVIGASIGSILIGIINVPFYHMILIAASIILVNLFLFRNYVFINEADQTKENNSFSFKVLKPVIPIAIIALVIMSSEGAIEHWSSIYLLEIVNIQNTSLSGIGFLLFSIMMTIGRFFGDGISAKIGSVKIIFLGSLFAIAGYSCVLTTNFMITAIGFGVIGLGLSVIIPEVFRVAGKIDGVKASVGISVVSGIGFGGFLLGPVVLGYISNTFNLKISFLTLLVLTIVVALITVKLMMSSKKD